The DNA segment CGGCTCGTACACGGCCTGCCCGGGAAGCGAGCCCGGGCGACAGTTTGAGCGTTCATCGCAGCCGCGACGCTGGTGGGCGACGATAATCCGCCTCCCGACGCCGCCATTATTATTCAGCACAACGAAGCGCGCTGGGCAACAGCAGCGAAGACGGAACACGCAAGATGGACCGCGTCTCTTTCTGGCAGAAGGCGCGAGATAGGAAGGGAGGACGGGTGCATCATGGGAAAGCTAACTTCCTCAGCCTTGTTTGCTTTGCTAATGCGACTTTAGCTCGTACGTTGTTTCATTCTAGCACCACATAGAAACATTTGGAtttcaggttcaaactcccACGCAGGTTGTCATTCCCCCGAAAACGCACCCAATTGTTTATTAACCGTTTCATGATCACTTGTATGGACCGatgttatcatatcatatcatcatatcaatCACTTACATCTCACTGTCTTGCGTATCTATTCATGTCTAATCTGATAGTTTGTTGTTTTATGATCATTTGATGCGTGCgaaatatgttaaaatatatgATTAATCCCATGTTGTTGATGACACCCGTTTGGCCACTCAAGGCTACCGTACAAAGCATAAACAGTGAAATTAGTCACACATAAATCTACTTTATATTTTCTAAATACTAAACGTgaataaagatgattaaatataaaacaacttTACGATTAGTGTGATATGGTTTATTTCTTTTATGCATGCCTAATTGACATATGAAGGCAAATCACGTGGTTTTGTTTGCACCATTCAAGTACCGAGAAGGCACAGGAAGATCTTATTGAAtatgaatgtacagtattgtAGATATCAGTCAAATATTAGATTTGTAAATGAAATATTCTACAAtttcaactgggataggctccagcatacccgtgcaACCCtattggaaaatggatggaagtccATAAAGCGGTTCCATGAAATTTTTCTTTGACCTGCTGATGTTTCTGTGGcatgaaaacaacctgactgttGGAGTAAATatccaaaggaaataaaacttTTAATTCCCcgcaacagacacacacatgtatgcacACACGTGTTGTTAATTGcacaatgttgtttattttgaagaGAATAGTCCAATAATAGAAATCTACATATTCTCAAAGTGTGGTAGGAGTACCGCTGGCGGTACACAAGAACACCACGTTTTAAAAATACCTTTAGAGTGGATCCCAGCACATTCATGAAAACACAAATTTGCACTTTTTTGTACTCCAAAAGTAGGCCGTTTTTTCACAGACAACTAAGGTCAGATCTACGACAGAATACATGCAGCACTGTTACATTGTTATCCTTTGCTGATCATGTGTTTCATCAATTTCCCGCGTTATTGTGCAATCCTTGAACACAGCGTTCATACATGAAATGCATTGCTAAGTGTGTGAGGcgtatttagggcttaaacctggattgtgtggCACATGAACAATGGCTATTTAATCCAGTAATTACAAcaatcacttttattgcaaatgttgatcagacGGGTCGGGACGGGCAGGGGCGAACCATGTGTCAACAGTGGATATTATGTTTTTCGGCAGGAGCAGGTGGACCCCAGAGAGGCGAGGATGTAGGGTCCATTAGTGACCCCTGGAATGAGTGTACAAATACAAACGTAGGTGTTGTCTTACAGCATCAGCGCTTTTTGCAAGGCTTTTGAGAGGCTAGAGATGGACTATGTTGGCTCTTTTTGTGCACCCTCAGGGCATCCACAGACGGGAATACCAGGTCGCAATCGTCTTCGGAACAAGGGATCTTCAGCTCCGGTGCTGGAGCTTTGCGTTCTTCTGTTTTCTTGGCCTTCCTGCTGTCCTCACGAGTGTTTGCTTCCGGGCCACGTTTCCTGGCGGGCCTGGCGTCCGCTTTGGTGACCCTCTCTTGGTGGCTCAGGAGGGCATCCGGCGTGTGAAACCCGTGAAGGCATATCGTGCAGCGGTGCACGCCGGCGTCTGTCACATCCTTGTCGTGCATGGCGATGCAATGCGCATGAAACTCCACGAGGCTGGCGCACTGGACCATGGAGCCGCAGTCGTGACAGTGCCACCCTCCTTCATGGCAGCCGCGCTTGTGTTTGTGCAGCTGCAACGCAAGCGCATACGGCACGTTAGCGAGCCGGCGATCGTCTTTTGGGAGCGTAATGGCGGTCCACGCACCTCAGTGAAGCTGGGAAACACCGTTTTGCAGGACGAGCAGATGGGGACCTCATCGACTCTGTGGGTGGCGTGGTGCACGCTGAGCTCCTCGGGTGAAGCAAAACACCTGTCACACTTGTAACAGCCGAAGACGGTATTGtcctgcacacaaacaaaacaatcgaTTCCATTGTGTTGCAGAcggatgaaaaacaaacaaaccatttAGACGCCTGGGCTTTACCTTCATCAGCAGCTTGCTGTACAGGTCCCGGTGAACCCTTCTTATGTGGTTTGTTTTGGTCTTGAAGGTAGTGAAGGTGATGAGACACCGGGAACAGTAGAGACTATCACAGTCCACCGATGTGTCACAATCCGGCGTGTCCAGGGACTCGTGGGACTCGTTGCCGGCGGCCTTCCTCTCGTTGCCGGCGGCCTTCCTCTCGTTTCCGGCGGCCTTCCTCTCGTTTCCGGCGGCCTTCCTCACGTTGCTGGTGCCCACAATGACTTTCTCGATATTCAGCATGTCTATTTCGTCACACGTGGATAGGTCCAATTGAAACAACTGCACAGCGGGAAGGAATGACAGCAGCCACGGCCCATGATTGACACCAGACCAGCCCGAGTCCAACACTAAACCTGACTGGCGAAAATGTTTGTAGCAGattaatagaaataaatacgGTTGGACTACTGTTACATATTGGAAAGTCGGGGTGCCCAAACGTTTTCCACCAAAGGCCGGCAAACCAAGCCATGTAGCGACGCCAAGAAGTGGGGTTGGGCGATACGGACTGTAGCATATGTAGCATATCATCATATATTCAGCCAAGTCTTGTATCAAAGCTCCAAAGCCTAAACCGTATCATGAAATCCACTAGTCCCGCCCTGTAAAGCACATGTATTGGAagcttttctaatgggatgtcagcctctgcacacatgaaggaagatgtagtcacccatgccattccaactgcatatggaagatatttttagcACACTCTTGTTTACACAGTTAAGATGACAAACGTCCATTAACCTAAAGCTTGTTAAATCGGTTACCTTTCTTAAtgattgaaatgtatttttacaatgtggcgGGGCAGCTAAATGCACAGCCACGGCCTTTGGACATGTCTGCTGCAGAAAGTCTTTAGGAACAGCAGGGCACTCCTGccgaatagaggatctttgactacgcTGATGAGGGGTTTTGGGTAAGACAAGGCCTCTCCCAGCAGACTTCGgaagtggtcgccagccaattgcagaaTCGCGGACCCGATGGGACATAtagcttttgttttcatttacgACTgtgtttatcattatattagcCATTTGGTCACGTAAATAAGAAAGAGAAGAACAACAGTGACAGTCCGCCCACGGTCACACAAACAACGATAACGTACATCCGTACACTTCGTATCAAGTCTAACTTAAATGAACGGTACAGAGagcaagcatgtttttttaaccatttacCATTTTAACATCCGTAATTCGTACTTAAAAGATATGGGTTTTCGTACCTATAGATGCAGTGGCAGCAGTGGCGTCGACCGTTGTTCATCCGCACCACGTGACCCATGGAAGGGAAAATCCGGTCGCGCGCAAACCACGCGAGACTTCCGAAAACTGAGGTGAAGCGAAAGTTTATCTTCTTGGTCGTCTTTGTTAGGTTATAGCCACTACACTCTACGCCATTATGTTCAAACTGTATGATGTTAGcgattttaaataatattgtagTGTCGCTTGAGAGCACTTAACCAAGTAGCCCAACCAACCCGAACTGCAGGTTCATGAGATCTTTAATGTGCTGTATCTCGTTgtgaccactagagggcagtgtttCACAGGTCTGGTGGCGACGTGTTTTCCTTTTGATCATAAAACAACAAGTGTTTATTCCTCCAGAAAATATTGTGATAAAAGAACGAACACCAGGACTCCTGACCCATTTATTTATGGCAACattaatattgcattttatcCCTGGTGTTGTATGAGCATGTCTAGCGTAATCCCTCGTCTGAAAATCTATACAGCTCCCTTTGCTGAACAGGcaaacccccccgcccccattctACAAGAAAAGACGCCAAGTTGAATTTAATGTTGATAGAATTGTATTGATACTTTCACATCAGACAAGgcaaggaaacaaaacaaagcacgtTATTAGTTTTTAAATAGACAAGCATCAGGATCAGGTGGTGAGACGCAGCCGTTTAAGAGCttgcctgctgctgctgctgctgcttgtatTCAGTAATTCGGCTTTCCATTACAGGCCTGAAGTGCCGGATCAATCCCTGaggagaggagaagaagagggaaTTAATACTATGGAACCCTCAGGAGTCCCTGACCTCAGCGCAGCATGATGACGCAGCCACACATATGTTTTGTTTCAATGCAAGTCttgacatgatgacatggtgacatggGGACATCACATGATTGCTCATCTGTACTGTGGCGCCTCCTCGGCGAAGCCAATGTTTTGTGGGGGTTTCCTCTGCAGCTCTCTAGCCCTTACCGTTCTGCAACCCGGTCTTGCCTTGTTCCGAGTGCTAAACGCAACACGGGCAAGTGCGGTTTGTTGGTTAATATGAAGCGGTCCTGTGTAAGCTTAGCTAGTCCAGCGCTAGTAGGGGAGGTAGCAGGTAGCTTTCCATTTGTGTCCCTGTCGCTAACTAACGTGCATGTGACCAACGTATGTGCTATTCTGACTCATGTTCCGGACTGTGGTAGTTTCCCCAAATCCTCT comes from the Doryrhamphus excisus isolate RoL2022-K1 chromosome 14, RoL_Dexc_1.0, whole genome shotgun sequence genome and includes:
- the LOC131101360 gene encoding zinc finger protein 25-like — translated: MLNIEKVIVGTSNVRKAAGNERKAAGNERKAAGNERKAAGNESHESLDTPDCDTSVDCDSLYCSRCLITFTTFKTKTNHIRRVHRDLYSKLLMKDNTVFGCYKCDRCFASPEELSVHHATHRVDEVPICSSCKTVFPSFTELHKHKRGCHEGGWHCHDCGSMVQCASLVEFHAHCIAMHDKDVTDAGVHRCTICLHGFHTPDALLSHQERVTKADARPARKRGPEANTREDSRKAKKTEERKAPAPELKIPCSEDDCDLVFPSVDALRVHKKSQHSPSLASQKPCKKR